In Aedes albopictus strain Foshan chromosome 3, AalbF5, whole genome shotgun sequence, the following are encoded in one genomic region:
- the LOC109397782 gene encoding zinc finger imprinted 3, whose protein sequence is MNTLYLVYVPHTVEQGTPAVQQLSTFEYATVEIVNGIRVPLDPVASIQQQPGPTTNGNVVQQQMKFGRKADRTHLYADSPTIDPNKEILLSERLAKENWVDKDRFLESKEIDARLESHFYPPLDYFTSDRLPIVNPDTIIEDSTSSLDEGIGLSATDDSGDDQSLPDDNNNNHHNDSNNLHPDSKDDDDEDSEEVGVDGRDINFALIKSKKKRKASDNKSYKCEICEELFPKKKLLRDHLVGQHPGQNLNRCHICGKTFKLRSNLRQHSRIHTGERPFRCDICGKTFVQGSALTVHKELHKDKKEHKCDVCKKDFKSKFAFKKHEKVHKGLRPFICDVCGKSFTQSCNLKAHLQLHNGTHAFKCTTCFKTFRFKSHYEDHLMTHTKDKKYSCGKCGRNFAYKNSYQRHMQHIHRDETPHQCGVCSKTFVKLSHLTFHKKSHRKAGSLICEICGLVFEKETTFAKHNETVHRDEDQQRLFKCVICSKSFEEESDLTTHFMLHEADDCPFQCGMCGILNLSQA, encoded by the exons GCTCTACCTCGTGTACGTGCCCCACACGGTCGAACAAGGTACACCTGCTGTCCAGCAGCTTTCTACGTTCGAGTATGCCACCGTGGAAATTGTCAACGGCATCCGAGTTCCACTGGATCCTGTTGCTTCGATACAGCAACAGCCGGGACCGACGACGAACGGGAATGTGGTCCAGCAGCAGATGAAATTTGGCAGAAAAGCTGATCGCACACATCTGTATGCCGACTCGCCGACAATCGATCCAAATAAGGAAATCCTGCTATCGGAACGACTTGCAAAGGAAAATTGGGTCGATAAGGATCGATTCTTGGAGTCGAAAGAG ATTGACGCTCGGTTGGAATCGCATTTCTATCCACCATTGGATTACTTTACCTCTGATCGCCTGCCAATAGTCAACCCAGATACAATAATTGAGGATTCTACTTCGAGCCTCGACGAAGGAATTGGCCTCAGTGCGACAGATGATTCCGGTGACGATCAGAGCCTACCGgatgacaacaacaacaaccaccacAACGACAGCAATAATCTCCATCCAGATagcaaagacgacgacgacgaagacagcGAAGAAGTTGGAGTCGATGGAAGGGACATTAATTTTGCGCTTATCAAGAGCAAGAAAAAGCGGAAGGCTAGCGATAATAAATCATACAAATGCGAAATCTGTGAGGAACTGTTTCCGAAGAAAAAACTGCTCCGTGACCATCTCGTCGGGCAGCATCCGGGCCAGAATCTGAACCGGTGTCACATCTGCGGCAAGACGTTCAAGTTACGGTCCAATTTGCGCCAGCACTCGAGAATCCACACCGGAGAGCGCCCCTTTCGGTGCGACATTTGCGGGAAAACTTTCGTGCAGGGCAGTGCGTTGACCGTCCATAAGGAGCTTCACAAGGATAAGAAAGAACACAAGTGTGATGTGTGTAAGAAAGACTTCAAGTCAAAGTTTGCTTTCAAGAAGCACGAAAAAGTGCACAAAGGGCTGAGGCCTTTTATCTGTGATGTCTGTGGGAAGTCCTTTACTCAGTCATGTAATTTGAAAGCACACCTACAGTTACATAACGGGACGCATGCTTTCAAATGTACAACCTGCTTCAAGACATTTCGGTTTAAATCGCACTACGAGGACCATCTAATGACTCACACGAAGGACAAGAAGTACTCGTGTGGCAAATGTGGCCGTAATTTTGCCTATAAAAACTCCTACCAACGCCACATGCAACATATCCACAGGGATGAAACGCCACACCAGTGCGGGGTTTGTAGCAAAACTTTCGTAAAACTAAGCCACTTGACGTTCCACAAAAAGTCCCACCGAAAGGCCGGCTCGTTAATATGTGAAATTTGCGGTTTGGTGTTCGAGAAGGAGACTACCTTCGCCAAGCACAACGAAACTGTTCACCGCGATGAAGACCAACAGAGACTGTTTAAATGTGTCATATGTAGCAAATCCTTCGAGGAGGAATCCGACCTGACGACTCACTTTATGCTGCACGAGGCAGATGACTGTCCCTTCCAGTGCGGGATGTGTGGGATTTTGAACCTGAGCCAGGCGTAG